A portion of the Kribbella jejuensis genome contains these proteins:
- a CDS encoding ArsR/SmtB family transcription factor has translation MTVDDDQLDRSFAALADPVRRAMIARLSRGPATLNELAEPFPITKQAVSRHIQVLEAAGLITRTRDGQRRPCHLVPAALEALTGWIDEYRLETERRFRRMEALLKEQTK, from the coding sequence ATGACGGTTGACGACGATCAGCTCGACCGGTCGTTCGCGGCGCTGGCCGATCCGGTCCGGCGGGCGATGATCGCGCGGCTGTCGCGCGGCCCGGCCACGCTCAACGAACTGGCCGAACCGTTCCCGATCACCAAGCAGGCGGTGTCGCGGCACATCCAGGTGCTCGAGGCCGCCGGGCTGATCACCCGGACCCGGGACGGCCAGCGCCGCCCGTGCCACCTGGTGCCGGCCGCCCTCGAGGCACTGACGGGCTGGATCGACGAGTACCGGCTCGAAACCGAACGCCGCTTCCGCCGGATGGAAGCACTACTGAAGGAGCAGACGAAATGA
- a CDS encoding SRPBCC domain-containing protein, producing the protein MSGTTINTPAGTPFVEVTREFEATPAQLFRIMSERDLVAQWLGPRDLEAEVEEYDVRPGGKYRYIHRDDSGAYAFRGVFHTVEPDKMVIQTFEWEGAPGEVCIEKMTLEPTEKGVRLHQRSVFPSVEARDQSIEYGMENGIHDSMDRLAELLAKES; encoded by the coding sequence ATGAGCGGCACCACCATCAACACACCCGCCGGAACCCCGTTCGTCGAGGTGACCCGGGAGTTCGAGGCCACCCCGGCGCAGCTGTTCCGGATCATGTCCGAGCGCGACCTCGTCGCCCAGTGGCTCGGCCCGCGCGACCTCGAGGCCGAAGTCGAGGAGTACGACGTACGCCCCGGCGGGAAGTACCGCTACATCCACCGCGACGACTCCGGTGCGTATGCGTTCCGCGGCGTCTTCCACACCGTGGAGCCGGACAAGATGGTCATCCAGACCTTCGAGTGGGAGGGCGCTCCCGGCGAGGTCTGCATCGAGAAGATGACGCTCGAGCCGACCGAGAAGGGCGTCCGGCTGCACCAGCGGTCGGTGTTCCCGTCGGTCGAGGCCCGCGACCAGTCGATCGAGTACGGCATGGAGAACGGCATCCACGACTCGATGGACCGGCTCGCCGAACTGCTCGCCAAGGAGAGCTGA
- a CDS encoding dihydrofolate reductase family protein, producing the protein MSQVVVDISVSLDGYVTGPNAAVGNGLGDGGEAVHNWVFKGNDADRAVLESAFEATGAVVQGRNLFDVIDGPGGWSDELGYGAKPTGEVNPPIFVVTHNPPAHTRLGDRFRFVDNPAEAVAKAREVAGGKDVVVMGGGQICHAVLADGLADVLRLHVASVVLGAGTPLWPASPSAGLAVELIEAVSTPSAQHLTYRVVR; encoded by the coding sequence ATGAGCCAGGTCGTGGTCGATATCTCGGTGTCACTGGACGGCTACGTCACCGGGCCGAACGCCGCCGTCGGCAACGGGCTCGGTGATGGCGGCGAGGCCGTGCACAACTGGGTCTTCAAGGGCAACGACGCGGACCGCGCGGTCCTGGAGTCGGCGTTCGAGGCGACCGGCGCGGTCGTCCAGGGCCGCAACCTCTTCGACGTGATCGACGGTCCGGGCGGGTGGAGCGACGAGCTGGGGTACGGCGCCAAGCCGACCGGTGAGGTCAATCCGCCGATCTTCGTCGTCACCCACAACCCGCCGGCGCACACCCGGCTCGGCGATCGGTTCCGCTTCGTTGACAATCCGGCCGAGGCGGTCGCGAAGGCGCGGGAAGTTGCCGGCGGCAAGGATGTGGTGGTGATGGGCGGTGGTCAGATCTGCCACGCCGTACTGGCCGACGGGTTGGCAGACGTACTGCGGCTGCACGTCGCGTCCGTCGTACTGGGTGCCGGAACGCCGCTGTGGCCGGCCTCACCGTCCGCCGGGTTGGCTGTGGAGCTGATCGAGGCCGTATCGACGCCGTCAGCGCAGCACCTGACCTATCGGGTGGTGAGGTAG
- a CDS encoding dihydrofolate reductase family protein yields the protein MGNVVVAAAVSLDGFVADTEDRVGPLFDWYNNGPVEVYGTDRGRPFHVSEASAEYMKSTWPRIRACVIGRRLFDLTNGWSGVPAVGDHVFVVTHEPPTDWPFPDAPFTFVDGVEEAIAQAKAHAGDGDVTVTGGNIAGQAIAAGLVDEIAYSLVPALLGSGRRFFGDYVGPEVLLDNPRVVEGDRVTHLHYRVSKG from the coding sequence ATGGGCAACGTTGTCGTCGCCGCCGCGGTGTCGCTGGACGGCTTCGTCGCAGACACCGAGGACCGGGTCGGGCCGCTGTTCGATTGGTACAACAACGGGCCGGTGGAGGTGTACGGAACCGACCGGGGCCGCCCGTTCCACGTGAGCGAGGCGAGTGCGGAGTACATGAAGTCCACCTGGCCGCGGATCCGCGCCTGTGTCATCGGCCGGCGGCTGTTCGACCTCACCAACGGCTGGAGCGGCGTGCCCGCGGTCGGCGACCACGTATTCGTCGTCACCCACGAACCGCCGACCGACTGGCCGTTCCCGGACGCGCCGTTCACCTTCGTCGACGGGGTCGAGGAAGCGATCGCCCAGGCCAAGGCACACGCCGGTGACGGCGACGTGACGGTCACCGGCGGCAACATCGCCGGCCAGGCGATCGCCGCCGGCCTGGTCGATGAGATCGCCTACAGCCTGGTGCCCGCCCTGCTCGGCAGCGGCCGCCGCTTCTTCGGTGACTATGTCGGGCCCGAGGTCCTCCTCGACAACCCCCGCGTCGTCGAAGGCGACCGCGTGACCCACCTGCACTACCGCGTCAGCAAAGGGTGA
- a CDS encoding peptidyl-tRNA hydrolase, giving the protein MEQVLTLVVRVEKKTRPSQTDALETAARAVLAILADERSYGEGEWAEAMAAWQDNRIRKIAKRARGIEWRRAEALPGITVHGTGTGAPEGVAAEVRVFPPTGVDDVPPELLKLQVSGTDFEDTEELPALGPGVPVLWINPELEMSSGKAMAQCGHAAQLAWWALPETARKEWRSTDFALSVRTATRTHWAALLATDLPVVQDAGFTEIAPGSKTVIADHPLLTR; this is encoded by the coding sequence GTGGAACAGGTGCTGACCCTTGTCGTGCGCGTCGAGAAGAAGACGCGGCCTTCGCAGACCGACGCTCTCGAGACGGCGGCGCGGGCGGTGCTGGCGATCCTGGCCGACGAGCGGTCGTACGGCGAGGGGGAGTGGGCCGAGGCGATGGCCGCCTGGCAGGACAACCGCATCCGCAAGATCGCCAAGCGTGCCCGCGGCATTGAATGGCGTCGCGCCGAGGCCCTCCCGGGAATCACCGTCCACGGAACCGGAACCGGAGCGCCCGAGGGAGTGGCGGCCGAGGTCCGGGTGTTTCCGCCGACCGGCGTGGACGACGTACCGCCCGAGCTTTTGAAACTCCAGGTGAGCGGCACCGACTTCGAGGACACCGAGGAACTCCCGGCGCTCGGACCCGGCGTACCCGTGCTGTGGATCAACCCCGAACTGGAAATGTCCAGCGGGAAGGCGATGGCGCAATGCGGTCACGCCGCTCAGTTGGCGTGGTGGGCGCTGCCCGAGACCGCCCGCAAAGAATGGCGATCAACCGATTTCGCCTTGTCCGTCCGAACCGCGACCCGCACCCACTGGGCCGCCCTCCTCGCCACCGACCTCCCCGTTGTCCAGGACGCCGGCTTCACCGAGATCGCCCCCGGCTCGAAAACCGTGATCGCCGATCACCCTTTGCTGACGCGGTAG
- a CDS encoding thymidylate synthase: MQQYLDLLRHVLDNGAEKGDRTGTGTLSVFGYQSRYDLRQGFPAVTTKKLHLRSVIGELIWFLSGSTNIKWLHENNISIWDEWADADGELGPVYGYQWRSWPTPDGRHVDQIAKLIESIRTNPDSRRHIVSAWNVADVDDMALPPCHTMFQFYVADGRLSCQLYQRSADIFLGVPFNIASYALLTHMVAQQTGLEVGDFVHTLGDAHLYLNHLDQARLQLTREPRPLPTLKLTKRDSIDGYEIADVELVGYDPHPGIKAPIAV; encoded by the coding sequence ATGCAGCAGTACCTGGATCTCCTGAGGCATGTGCTGGACAACGGGGCGGAGAAGGGCGATCGCACCGGCACCGGCACGCTGAGTGTGTTCGGGTACCAGTCGCGGTACGACCTGCGCCAGGGCTTCCCCGCGGTGACGACCAAGAAGCTGCACCTGCGGTCGGTGATCGGTGAGCTGATCTGGTTCCTCAGCGGCTCGACCAATATCAAGTGGCTGCACGAGAACAACATCTCGATCTGGGACGAGTGGGCCGACGCCGACGGCGAGCTCGGGCCGGTGTACGGGTACCAGTGGCGCTCCTGGCCGACCCCGGACGGGCGGCACGTCGACCAGATCGCGAAGCTGATCGAGTCGATCCGGACGAACCCGGACTCCCGGCGGCACATCGTCAGCGCGTGGAACGTCGCTGACGTGGACGACATGGCGTTGCCGCCGTGTCACACGATGTTCCAGTTCTACGTCGCGGACGGCCGGCTGTCCTGCCAGCTGTACCAGCGCTCGGCCGACATCTTCCTGGGCGTGCCGTTCAACATCGCGTCGTACGCGCTGCTCACCCACATGGTCGCGCAGCAGACCGGGCTCGAGGTCGGCGACTTCGTCCACACCCTCGGCGACGCGCACCTGTACCTGAACCACCTGGACCAGGCCCGCCTGCAGCTCACCCGCGAGCCGCGCCCGCTGCCGACCCTCAAGCTCACCAAGCGCGACTCGATCGACGGCTACGAGATCGCCGACGTCGAGCTGGTCGGGTACGACCCGCACCCCGGGATCAAGGCACCTATCGCGGTATGA
- a CDS encoding dihydrofolate reductase: protein MTVILIAAVGQNGVIGRDNDLPWRIREDLQHFKQLTLGHTLVMGRKTYDSIGRPLPGRRTVVVTRQPDWSADGVEVVHTLEEALKYDGTLYVAGGGEIYRQALPYADTLELTEVHQSPAGDVTFPALPAHHWTETARDPHDGFDFVSYRRS, encoded by the coding sequence ATGACGGTCATTCTCATTGCTGCGGTCGGACAGAACGGTGTGATCGGGCGGGACAACGACCTGCCCTGGCGGATCCGCGAGGACCTCCAGCACTTCAAGCAGCTGACCCTCGGCCACACGCTCGTGATGGGCCGCAAGACCTACGACTCGATCGGACGACCGCTCCCGGGCCGCCGTACCGTCGTCGTCACCCGGCAGCCCGACTGGTCCGCCGACGGCGTCGAGGTCGTGCACACCCTCGAGGAAGCCTTGAAGTACGACGGCACGCTGTACGTCGCCGGCGGCGGCGAGATCTACCGCCAGGCCCTCCCGTACGCCGACACCCTCGAACTCACCGAAGTCCACCAATCCCCCGCAGGCGACGTCACGTTCCCGGCACTCCCCGCCCACCACTGGACCGAGACGGCCCGCGACCCCCACGACGGCTTCGACTTCGTTAGTTACCGCCGCAGCTAG
- a CDS encoding toxic anion resistance protein gives MTEADNTAAQPAAVSPLQPPTATAPGLILTAPPPSQPVAETAAPSMAPAVDPAALPGLDSKVDTFLTALMAAEPRSPEFATRANDVRSMGDVDIRAAAESSNRLLQSPVRALQSGGLSEGSTVGKTLLELRRTVEDLDPKEATGPKKLLGMIPFGDKIEDYFRKYQSAQSHLEGILHSLRNGQDELGKDNAALNLEKQQLWDAMTRLNQYVYVAERLDARLSAAIAELEATNPDKAKAFREDVLFYVRQKHQDLLTQLAVSIQNYLAIDIVIKNNIELIKGVDRASTTTVSALRTAVIVAQALGNQKLVLDQITALNTTTSGMIERTSQMLKDNSVAIQQQAASATIGLPQLQAAFANIYATMDAIDTFKSEALDNMAATIGTLENEVTKSRSYLDRVASQNQQVVHGSLDLNLGR, from the coding sequence ATGACTGAAGCCGACAACACCGCTGCTCAGCCTGCTGCGGTGTCGCCGTTGCAGCCGCCGACGGCTACCGCGCCGGGGCTGATACTGACGGCGCCGCCGCCGTCACAGCCTGTGGCCGAGACCGCGGCGCCCAGTATGGCGCCGGCTGTCGATCCGGCCGCGCTGCCGGGGCTGGACAGCAAGGTGGACACGTTCCTGACCGCGCTGATGGCGGCCGAGCCGCGGTCGCCGGAGTTCGCCACCCGGGCGAACGACGTGCGCAGCATGGGCGACGTCGACATCCGCGCCGCCGCCGAGAGTTCGAACCGGCTGCTGCAGTCGCCGGTGCGGGCGCTGCAGAGCGGTGGCCTGTCGGAGGGTTCAACCGTCGGCAAGACCCTGCTCGAACTGCGCCGTACGGTCGAGGACCTCGACCCGAAGGAGGCGACCGGTCCGAAGAAGCTGCTCGGGATGATCCCGTTCGGCGACAAGATCGAGGACTACTTCCGCAAGTACCAGAGCGCGCAGAGTCACCTCGAGGGCATCCTGCACAGCCTGCGCAACGGCCAGGACGAGCTCGGCAAGGACAACGCCGCGCTGAACCTGGAGAAGCAGCAGCTCTGGGACGCGATGACCCGGCTGAACCAGTACGTGTACGTCGCCGAGCGCCTGGACGCGCGGCTGTCCGCGGCGATCGCCGAACTCGAGGCGACCAACCCGGACAAGGCGAAGGCGTTCCGCGAGGACGTACTGTTCTACGTCCGGCAGAAGCACCAGGACCTGCTCACCCAGCTCGCCGTGTCGATCCAGAACTACCTGGCCATCGACATCGTGATCAAGAACAACATCGAGCTGATCAAGGGCGTCGACCGCGCCTCGACGACCACGGTGTCGGCGCTGCGTACGGCGGTCATCGTCGCGCAGGCGCTCGGTAACCAGAAGCTCGTCCTGGACCAGATCACCGCGCTGAACACCACCACCAGCGGGATGATCGAGCGCACCTCGCAGATGCTCAAGGACAACTCGGTGGCGATCCAGCAGCAGGCCGCGTCCGCGACGATCGGTCTACCGCAGCTGCAGGCCGCCTTCGCGAACATCTACGCGACCATGGACGCGATCGACACGTTCAAGAGCGAGGCGCTGGACAACATGGCAGCGACGATCGGCACGCTGGAGAACGAGGTGACCAAGTCCCGCTCGTACCTGGACCGGGTCGCGAGTCAGAACCAGCAGGTCGTGCACGGCAGCCTCGATCTGAACCTCGGTCGTTGA